A window of Cheilinus undulatus linkage group 23, ASM1832078v1, whole genome shotgun sequence genomic DNA:
GGGTACTAAGCTTAATAGGTGGTAATAACTAAATAATGAATTGGCATTTTACTGGTGATAACTTGgaaatatggtaatattaaggaagGATTTATATTATggaatattgtggcagttctctggtaatagGTGGCGTTTACAACTACAGTGTTGTTGGCGGGGAAGTGGAAAGGAGATGAGATTTCCTCACCCTTACCCTTAAAATTATGTGAAAACAGttcaggaaggactcacttCAAGTAAGTGGGGCAAAATTAAACAGCTTGTAAAGAAAATGATCACCTTCTTCCTGAGAAATTACTTTGttaaataccacctaattaccagagaactgccacagtATTACAAGCATTAGGGTTAGCATTAGAGGAATAGGGTGAAATACCCCCAACTACTAGAAACTGCCTCAATATTACAATATTTAGGGTTAGAGTAAGGATAATATACcatctaattaccagagaattgccaaaATATtaccagggttagggttagacggtaagggtaaaataccacctaattactaGAGAATTGCCTCAATATtaagagggttagggtaagatCCATACTAGGCAAATACTTCCTCAATATAATCATATTTCAGAGCCATTACTTGGTCAAGTGCTAGCTAATTACtgccttattcttgagaaattacaaCATAATTACACTTATGATAGAATTatccactaaaataaagtgataTCATGGATATAACACTTTCTTTGCAGCACAAACATAATTCTGTCTGAATTCCTGGCTGGTGAGGCGATCTAAATTGTAATTAACTGTTGTTTAACTGTGTGTTGTGCTTCTTTCAGTGTTACTATCACCATGTGAAAGGCAATGTTTTACCCTGAAATGTTGATGGAAAAATGTGTAATATTTACTAGAGAGTAAAAGACAAGACAAATACTTGTTAACCACTTACTGACTAATGACTGACCCCTAATCGATCACTTAATTACCATTTGGGTACCAATGGTCAAATTCACCACTTATTTAAACTTATTTACCACTTGTTAATCACTGATTGGTTGCTTAAAACAAGGAGGTATGAACTGTGTGACAGCATTAAATACTGAAAGATTGTCAGAGGTGTGAAAAAGCAGAACAGAGTTGCTTTCACTGTGTCCAGTGAGGCATcagcgccccctgctgtctttaaagaggagagggggaaaaaaacatcttgttcATTTCATGTATCTGCCTGTGTCTGTCATTTGCTGTCACAGACTTACCACACTGACAACAAGCTTAAAACACAGGCTCATTAATGACATATAGTAGGCTTTGTATGTAGTATATGCACAAACTTCAGGgtgccaaaaaataaagttgaggaaactgagaaaacttttatggaaaaatattaaataattgtgaaaaaggggaaaagaagcaaacatggattaaaagtggcaaaaatgagcaaaaagtggtaaaaaaaaaaaaaaataggttaacagtggcaaaaaaagtggtaaaaactgatgaaaaagtggcaaaagctgattgaaagatttttaaaaagtgagttTAACCTGTAGaagaagagtggcaaaaaagagacaagaaaaagggttaaaaatggcaaaaagaagtggtaaaatgtgcaaaaagtgtcataaatgagttgaaactggcaaaaagaagtggaaaaaactgctaaaaaaaaaaggcaaaaataaaattaaaagttaattctataaagtggcaaaatgggttaaacctGTCAAGAGGAAGAGGCAAAAcgggcagaaattggcaaaaacaggacaaaagaggcaagaaaaagTGTTATGAATTGGCaaagaaagaagcaaaatgggcaagaagtagcaaaaaaatgagtaaaagtgtcaaaaacaactaacaaaagttgtcaaaaaaggcaaaaaatggaaaaagactcaaaatgggcaaaaagcagccaaaatggattaaaagaggccaaaaattggccaaaaataggtgtagttgcaaaaagaagtggtaaaaagaagtgtcaaaaatgggctaaagctggcaaaaataagtgaaaatgggggaaaagctGCATAAATTTGTTCatactggaaaaaatgggcaaaagtggttagaatggtataaaagtggcaaaaacctgtTTAAAATAGCAGAAATACACATCAACATCAGATCCCCAATAATAGAGTGGCAGACTTTTCAGGCCCACAATGAGATAACAGTCAGGACgccagcaccaatgctactgatccaacacacatacatcgATCTCATCGATAAATCACAAGAGGAGGccctttctctgagtttttaaattctgtgggcaggcctgcatgAAATCTATGAACTACCACCTTTCACATTGAGCTAAAAAACTAATGATTCATTCATACCTGCTTCAAGACATTCACACACAGCCGTGCTTCATTACTATGGCAGCTTAAGATCCAACTCTTCTGATAAAAATATATTCTgataaaatactgaaaacaaATCTACACGAGTGTCTAAAGCCACTTTCTTTAAtgattttagtcttgttttcctctcttcctccatgcTGTTTATCACGTTTGCCACAGGTGTCACTAATTAGCTTGAAGGGGAAGTCTGCACTTTTTCAGCTCCTGCTTTTGCTACTGTTGTACTTTGAGAGGATGGACACTAGATGGCAGAGTcagcaaaaaagttttattaaGCTGTGATGACGCTGGTTTGATGCTCTTCATATGGAGGGATAATCTTAATAGAAATATAGATGAATGTTTCAATGTCAGCCTTTtgtttgccccccccccccccaaataacattttcttttattattgaAGAAAAATTTTCATGCCAGACCAAGTGCAAAATTcaaatgaatattttaatgatcaaaaattaACACAAGTTTAGGTTCAgccaacaacacaaaaagatgACTGGTCAAACTGGAGGGTGTGATaaacaatgaaatgttaaagtttgattttgacAACCAAAGATAATCATAGCCCTTGTCTTTTCAAGGTACAAAACAATGCATGGTGCATTGTCATAACTGGCTCAGTGTTTCTCAAAAAGttttgattcattaaaatactaCGGGATTAAATCATGTGACCAATGTCACATGTGTCAAATGATTTATGATTGTAGATTCCCAGAGACGTCAGTGCTGATGTTTCCAAAGAGTTTACAAAATCcctaattgtttttttaagtactCATAATGAGGTTAGACTTGTCTATATAAAAATAACTCCGTTTATAAGAATCCTTGATGGCTGATGATGGAGTCTGTATCAAACAGCAGGAGTGTCAGGAATGTGGTTCATGGCTCAGCATTATGCGTTTCTCCCTACAACCATGTGTCCAAGCATCACGCCACGCTCTGCCTGTTGCTGTCTCTGCTGTGTGTCGATCCTACAGAACAGCGTCGGGAGAAGTCCAAAAAGATGCCGTCGTGCTCGGGCTCAGAGTCCAGAGACTCCAGGGTGTGGTCCATTATGATCTCAGGGCTGGAGGCGGGACTGGGACCGGAGCTTGTGTCGTGAGCCAGAACCCTGGAAGACATGGGGGAGTCTGACACCAGAGAGCCTGTGCAGTGAGTGTCCTCAGCTGGGGACGGTTCAGGGAGGATGCAGGGGGAGTGATGCTGGGGCTGCAGGGGGAGGGGAGCTGCAGGACTGTCAGAGTCCCTGGGAGGGGGGTCCTGATTGGAGGTCGCAGTGTctgcacagagacagaaaaaggttttgaatcaaacaaaataatcatgttCCTGTTTTATCTCTTTAAATCTTGAAGTTCCACTTGTCAGTGATAAATTCCATATTTTTATTAGCAGTGTATTTGTACCTGAAAGTGCAGCAGAGAACGATGAGGCTTGGGAGTGGTTTGCAAGGCTGGATGTGCTGGTGTTGCTTGTGTTGCTGGTGTTATTGTCAGCAGTGGTGGCGGACTCAGCCACAGAGCTGGCCTCCTCTAGACAGGAAGTCATCTCTGACACAGAGTGTCTTCTGATACCTGCACCGCTTCCTGTGGACGAGTCGACGTCATACTCTACCACAGGGGTCAGCATGGGGACGTTGTAACTCTTGGAGCGTACCACTGGGTTCTTAGCAGAGGGGGAACTGCCTGATTTGGAAGGCCAGGAGCGCTGCAAACGCTTTTCTGTAGAGATATGATGAAATAATATAACTTTGACTttctaaaacattttctctaaaaacagtcaaaacacCACAAAAGTTAAGAGAGCACAGCACACACTGTATAGTAGTGTGTGTATAAACATGCACCTAAAAGGCAGGAGGAGCAGTGCAAGTTAGAGGATCCATCTCTGGAATATAAGCCATGAGTCCCGAGGTACGGAGAGACGACCTTCTGAATAAGAGACTCCAGACGAAGGTAGTCGTCTGTTACACCTTTAGACTCATGGACtccctgaaaaacacaaataaacacacgTGTGTGTTAGCTAGTAATTGTGGTGTGTTGGATGGCGGTAGTGGAAACTTTAAAAGCCAAGAAAACATTTCCAGGagttgaaagaaagaaagaaaatgataagTTTGCCAAATAAGCACACTGCCAACATCATCAAATGGTGAAGACAACACACTCTAATGATATGGAGCATTGCAAGAAAAGGTCAGCTTTAAAGGCTGCTGCACAGATGTAGGGAGCAGAGCTTTGTACTATCGAAACCGAGGATgaaacaaatgttaaaatgtcaacGACTAATgagattttatttacatataaGGAGGTAAAATCCCTTTAAGATATGATACAGAACATGTAGGTAATAATTTATGAGATGGTTGGAGACAGCCAGCAAAGAATCTGTTACAAAGGAAGGGCTTAATCTGACTCATCCCTTATTGATAAATGGAGAGGCGATGTCTGTGACATTATGTTATGAAAAGGCTGTTATTTTACCCCAAGtcttaaaagatttttaatatcaaatctGGGCCAAATGGGCAGAGTTTGTCTGCTCCATAGCTccctctttatttttcatctcacAATCCTGTACCCTTCTGAGGTGGTGGACTCCCTTGAAACAAATATGTTTATTGAGTTTATTAAAAACGCTGACGAGGTAAAAAGTGCATGACAGGGCTTTTTACTGGGATCCAATCCAAGGCTTCAGGTGAGTAAGAGCCTGTCACCAAACGCACAGTAACAAAGACAGGGACAAGATGAGACAGAGTAAACATGACAACATACAATCAGGGCACAGTGACTATTGTGGCGTTCTTTCCTTCTAGAAAAGATATATTTGTTGCATATCttatcaaaaataaaccttGAACACAAATGTTAGTTTTCAAGGGCATGAGCATTTGTCAGACAAGAGAGCCTCACCCACAGGTCTACAGGACTTGGCTATTGTAAATAGAAACCTAACGTATTGATTTTTGAATCTCATAAACACCTATTTTAtccacaacagaacataaacaacatacctgatgatgagacattttaccatttcatttaaaatattagctcaatctgaatttgatggaagtaacacatctcaaaaaagcagggacaaggccatgtttaccattgtgtagcatcccctcttcttgtAACAACAGTCTATAAACATCTGGGAGTGAAGAGACCAGTTGtaggagttttgggagaggaatgttgtcccattcttgtcaaATGTAGGATTCATGTTGCACACCAGTCTTGGGTTTTCTTGGCCAGATTTTCTTTGTATAATGTGCAAAATGTTTtgtattggtgaaaggtctagaTTGCAAGCAGGCCTGTTTAGCCACAGaacagttgtttgtttttcctaaGTCCATTTCAGAAGAGCTTTGGCCCAAAGAAGACGACATCATGttcatggcttcttctttgagGGATAAAGCTTTAACtcgcatttgtggatggcacggtaAACCGTGTTGACCACCAATGATTGCTAGAtgtgttcctgagtccatgcagtgatttatagcacagaatcatgcctgttttaattcAGTGCTGCCAAAGGGATGGAAGATTACgtgcatccaatactgaccttttcTCACACTGAACCCAGCAAGGACCCAAAAGCAGGACTCAAGACTCAAAGGCAAATTCAGTGTTTATTTAATCTCACATCTCAAAAAGTCAAATGTACTGCTCCTCTTTCTACCATCCTTCTCTGCTCAGGAATGCTCAAATGTACTCAAGCTTACTCAAGCGTACTTGAGTACTCTCAAAGGGGGATTTCCAATGCCATTTCAGtagttttttccctttaaatttcTCAAAAAGGATACAGTAAAATCATCTCAAGATTTACAAGGTAGGACACATTGACATGAGGAATAAAAAGCCATTGAAAGTCTCTTGTAACCTGTTGGGGAGTTTTAAATATAAAGGAGTTTTAATGCAATTTATGCaggtttttcctttatttttccaCAGACATTTGAAAGTAAAATCCTCTCAAAATGAaggatttgaaaaatgaaaattaggGCCACTGACATAAGAAAAATGAGATCTACTGAAAGTTTTTGGTCATCCATTGGGAACGTTTCAATATAAGAAACTAAATGTCACTGCACTGAAAAGGAGATTCGATGAAATTGAGCAGGTTTTCTTCATAATTCTCTCGGTCTTGTAGTAACACTATTTGAACTGCTGAATGTAAATGGATTGGAAGTCCTCTTTAGACAACTTACTAAATCTCTGATAAAACTGTATAAAATGCCAATAATGTGAGCTAAATGAGCCCCAGACTAACTAAAacaggtgagaagtgacaaattGATACTATGCAACTTattctttataaaaaaacaagcaaagtaAAGCCAGGGCCATTGATTTCAATGAGGTTTAAAAGCTGCAACTTGATGCACTGCAGTTATTTGCAGTTCCTGGATTCAAATGTTAACAATTGGTGTATTGATACTTTCTCTACATAAAAGCACAATTatactgcatgtttttttcagcaTATGCTTAATGTTAGTGCCCAAATAATTGCCTCTTTTCTGTCTAAGGAAACACGAGGACATTAACCCAAAATGCACCTAATCTTTGTGtagaacagtggtgaaaaatgttcagtaaaatCAATTATTACATGCGTTAATAAAGCAAAGCAATAAAGTTTAAGACACAAAATTGTTTCCGTTTAGAAGTCTGCTACGTTAAAAGGCACAAACTAAGTCTTTTTGAGTAAtccttttttaatgatttcaaaGTTTTGATACTTTTGAGACCAAATTTTCATGCTGGCTGTGATACATGAGCCTGTATTTTACTTAAAAGTGTTCACAAAACAAAGGAAAGATCACTGAGATCCAGATCTCTGAATCATTGAGCTCATGCATCAAAACCACAGCACAGAAACAAACCACATAAATAGACCAGACCTCGGTGTATTGGCGTCACAGAATGAGAAGGAAATTACTAACAGATGAaacaagaagtagcaaaaatctGAGCTAGGTTTGATCTCTCTTATGCTCTCTTTACACTGGCTCTGTTTTCTGATGATGAATTATTCTTGTTGGtggaacaaaaacagaacaaaacagaatCATTTTGCAGAACACTGTGTATCTGTTCATATATGATTAATCAGAGAATATATACATTGTTGTCTTCTATTATTGTGTCATATTTACTCTCCATATCTTACTCTGTCTGCCTCACTTGTCCTGTCTCAATATGAGTCTGGAGGCAGCAGTTTTGGGTCACTGAGTCTCTACAATGACGTCCAAAGTtagagaagaaaacagacacAGTTGAGAGCACATTCACTCCACTTGTCTCCTCTCGTATTACATTTGAGCAATGAACACCTTACTTAAGAGGAAAATACATGGTTGTTTAAAGAGAAGCCTGCAGATTAACTCTATGATCTCTCAGGATCCACATTAGTTGATTTACATTTGGAAACAACCACTGATAATATAATTTGAGCATTGTTTCACTTCTCAGCTGGGAGTTCTAGATCAGGGCTTTCAGGTTAGCCTATAGTAGCAGCAGCAAATTTTATTCAGCTGCAGGGAAGAGCCAtcgatgagaggaggactgtcATGTGCTGTACTGTTGTCTTTCTTTGGGACTACTCCAAAGAAACCACAATAGttggtttttactgtttttgtggaggttacagttgagatcatcagtttacaAGGACTAATATGAGAGTAAATCTCAATTTCGTTTGTAATGCAGAGTTTTAAGGTGGTGTTTAGTTAACTGGATAGTGGTCCGTGATTTGTTTGGACAATTTGTTAGTGTTATCAGTGGAGGACGGTATTTAGCGGTCTAACTTAGAGTTaacagtgctaatgtgaagctaagtgctgttgttgttttacatgTTAAACGTAAGGGTAGGTTGTGCAAGTGGCTGCCTGACTGTAAGGAGCAGCTCAAAACTTTCATTATGCTTGATTAAACAActcacacaaagacaaataaaataatgtttttctgcagttgttTTTAAGGTCTGGTCATGTGTAATCTGTTTCAAGCAGGTTAATAAGAAGTCGGGCTTGGATCAAATTCAGACAGAAACACGTTTCCTTAGCAGTGACAAAAAGCCATCAGTGTTTTAATTTCTGTATGTTTTATTACTGTTAAATGTTGGTTATTGGTAACATGGCTCTCTAAAGCAAATGTTCAACAGTTGTTTTAAATGGCTAAAATTCTGGAGGATTGCTGGTCATTTTAGCTGGAGACTCTGGCTTAAATGTCAAGATGTGGACATGAAATGCTCATAACCATCCGTCTTTATCTGAAAAGTGTtctgagggtttagttactctttaatatTTTCTACTTGTTCAAattgaaatgataaaatcacAATCATTATTTTGCATTGAAGAGGTTTAATTCCTCCTTTTTATTTCTCAATACTTTTGTTAATCCCCCTGCAGCCTGCTCAGGAATGGTCTATTTTGAAAAAGTGACATAGAATCATAAATTGTGAGTGTATACAATAACTACATGGTGTATAATACTTGATGTGAAATACTACTGGTGGTACATCTCTTATACAATAATGATCTTGGTGTATAAAGCTGAACGCAATAGTATTTAATGTGCAACAGCATTCTTGTGATTTGAAAATACCACCCAGAATTCCTTCATCACTGAATCATAAAAATGCACCCAATCTTTTTGAATGAATTTTGCCCATACCCTGTGTTATGACAATAACATTCTCTGTTCTTGATTGTAAAAACAGCCCCGATTGATGCACAACAACGATGTcgagaaagacaaaaaaatgcaggagatcctgcatgttgtctgcatgaGGAGCAGACAACATCCCCATTAAATAATATGTAAACAACCGTTTTCCTGTTTCTAGAGAAAATGAAGGTGATGGATGGCTAACTGAATCTAAGAATAACTACAAAGGGTTGAGAAGATAAAACCAATAAACCTGGTTCATATGAAGATTATCAACACTTTTAAAAGGTGATTTCAGTTACCTGTTCCTGTTTCTCCCAGTACATCATGTTTAAAT
This region includes:
- the LOC121505700 gene encoding LOW QUALITY PROTEIN: proline-rich protein 5-like (The sequence of the model RefSeq protein was modified relative to this genomic sequence to represent the inferred CDS: inserted 1 base in 1 codon); the encoded protein is MEREGSFRRSLHSKLRLGGGSSSSLTDLSQAKTTGGGGGEKGGVAEESSKDKGTQQRRAGANATWNSIHGAVISVFQKKELGENELYTLNEGVRQLLKTELGSFFTEYLQNQLLTKGMVILRDKIRFYEGQKLLDSLADTWDFFFCDVLSMLQAIFYPVQGKEPSVRQLALLHFRNIITLNLKLDEALSRPRARVPPSIIQMLLILQGVHESKGVTDDYLRLESLIQKVVSPYLGTHGLYSRDGSSNLHCSSCLLEKRLQRSWPSKSGSSPSAKNPVVRSKSYNVPMLTPVVEYDVDSSTGSGAGIRRHSVSEMTSCLEEASSVAESATTADNNTSNTSNTSTSSLANHSQASSFSAALSDTATSNQDPPPRDSDSPAAPLPLQPQHHSPCILPEPSPAEDTHCTGSLVSDSPMSSRVLAHDTSSGPSPASSPEIIMDHTLESLDSEPEHDGIFLDFSRRCSVGXDTQQRQQQAERGVMLGHMVVGRNA